The segment TAAATTGAGCTGTGGGtttaattgaaataaatgcaaTCGAATGCAGATACAACAACAGAACTAAAAACTTGTTGACTTGAGGAACTTTACAAGTGTAGAgtcacgcacccacacacatttACCTCATCACTCCAATGACAATTCACATTTCATTGCGTAATCCATCCTAATCAAATAGCCCATCAGAGACAATATATTCTCCGCTCAATCGCTTTCTCTCTGCTGAGGCCGGATGGAGTGATTGAGGggtgtaaagagaaggatgttcTACCCTGCAACCCgccctcctccccatctctaAGACAGCTCTTAAGTGCTTGTGGGTTTTTATGTTTGCAGTGTTTTATAGGAGAATGCAGGAGCCAACAGCAATAAAATGGTgaaggggtgggtgggtgggtgactgTAAATCCAATCTttattgagaatgacacaaacgACATAAACAGTCCTCCCTTATCGGCTCGCCCTCCCTACTGATCGATCAGCAGCAGTGAGTGAAGTGATGGGAATGCGTGGCACTGGGTGTGTGCAGTTCTTCACCTATCATTATTGTAGTAGGGAAGGCCCCCCCACCAAACTCCATGTCACCACAGCGGTTGCCATAGTGACAGAGATACTCACGAGAGGTCCCCTTGATCCCTCTCCCTGTTACTCCTATCACACTCTAGCTTTGTCCAAAACCCTACCCTATTCTTtatatactgcactacataggaaatagggtgccatttggtttcAGATGCATCCTCAGTCAGCCCGTCTCGTTCCCTCACCTTGCTCTGCCTGTCCCCTCTAGGGGTTGTTTACAGCTCTGTTTCTCTTGTTATTCAGTGGCACTTTGCATAGTGAGAGTGGGACTCTATAAAAAGCCTTGTAAAACATACAGGCTGCTGGCTCTGATGTTGGAGCCAACATGATGTTAATGAGAGATGAGTTATTCACCCACACCACATAGGCGGGCGGCCATGTTGTTTTATGACAGTTAACACTAAATGACCAATGAAGAAACATCATTTTCTATGCAAAACCTGATCATCAAGTAGCTCTTCTGATGTTGGACTGTACACAGTAATGCCAATTCATAGCCAAACACAGAACTAATTAAAGTCTTGCTATGATCACAAAGAAACTTCAGACTGATATGGTATGATACACATGCCTTTACTGCCATCCTGAGGTGGAAAAGTACACTACACCCAAATGGCATTGAGCAACCAGTGTATTGTATCATATTAACCTCTTTCTAAAGCACACATAATAAAGACATTAATATGATTCTGATTAGTTAAtaatatagttttttttttacacaaagaGGCCCTGCAGACAGCCAACAGGGCTATATGTCAATGGAAACTGAGAAGACCACAGGGTCAGGGTGGGTAAAGGTCAAAGTTCAACAACAGAAGTAGAGCATAAGCATTAGCTCTTTACAAGCTCTCTAGGTGTCACTCTGAATGCAGTACAGTAGTCACACACAAAGAGAAGATACGGTTTTCATCAAACTCCCAGACCATTATTTACCCAAATGGAGGGATTATAAATGTGGGTGTGTAACCAGGTCAAATGTGACGTGGAGCGTGAAATAAGATACAGTTCACTCAAAATTCTATGATGGGATCAGGATAATGTATCAACGGCAGGACATAGAGTTCTGACTCTAACCAAGACAGGCGATCAGTACGATAATACTTCTCATTTCACAGTGATTTGTCCCATATAGAGCACTGAGGCCTCAGGACAGGTACACAATTCATGTTTTACTATAAGAAATGTCACCTATTATTACTTTAAGTAGTGCTATGTTATTACTAAGTAATACTATATGACTCAGTAATGCTGTTATTGCTAGGTAATGCCATTACTAGTAATGCTATGTTATTACTAGTAATATTATGTTATTACTAGTGATGATATTACTAAGTAATGTTATTACTAGTCATGTTATGTTATTACTAGTGATGTTATGTTATTACCAGTGATGCTATTACTAAGTAATGTTATGTTATTACTAGTCATGTTATGTTATTACTAAGTAATGCTATGTTATAACTAAGTAATGCTATGTTATTACTAAGTAATGCTATGTTATTACTGAGTAATGTTATGTTATTACTAAGTAATGTTGTTATTAAGTAATGCTATGTTATTACTAAGTAATGTTATTACTAAGTAATGCTGTGTTATTACTAAGTAATGTTATTACTTAATGCTATGTTATTACTAACGAATGTTATTACTAGTCATGTTAGGTTATTACTAAGTAATGCTGTTATTGCTAGGTAATGTTGTGTTATTACTAAGTAATGTTATAACTAGTCATGTTATTACTAAGTAATGTTATGTTATTACTAAGTAATGTTATTACTAGTCATGTTATTACTAAGTAATGCTATGTTATTACTAGTCATGTTATGTTATTACCAAGTCATGTTATGTTATTACCAAGTCATGTTATTACTAAGTAATGCTATGTTATTACTAAGTAATGTTAGTACTAGTCATGTTATGATATTACTAAGTAATGTTATTACTAGTCATGTTATGTTATTACTAAGTAATGTTATTACTAGTCATGTTATGTTATTACTAAGTAATGCTATGTTATTACTAAGTAATATTATTACTCATCATGTTATGTTATTACAAAGTAATGCTGTTATTACTAGTAATGTTATTACTACATGTGATTCTGTTATTTTTAAGTAATGTTATTACTACaagttaaagctggaatccttaaatGGTGAAACAGCCACGtccgtttgcgatattacaacaaaTGAGTTACTGTAAACAACCAACACAGCTTTTTGCCCTCTGACATCATTGCATGTGCAACAGAAGAGCACAATATGTACGGCAATTTATTTACCATGCTGCATGACACTCCTCCGCTcagcaacaacaactacaacagcGGTGGGGCGGCCAATGGCGTCATTTCCCCTACTGCAAATTCCATCTTTAAGTTATATTATTTCTATAATGTTATGTTAATATTAGCTAGGTTACTATATGATCACCTGCATTGACGATCCCATCAATCTCCAGTTTGGTGATGTCACCGCTGAACAAGGAGATCTTCTTGTCCAGAGCTTCGTTCCTCTTGAATTTGGTCGCCTTGACTGAATCACCTTGGAGACAGATGAACACCTGCTTCTGTCAACACTGTTAATAAGAACACTGTAATATTAACCTGCGTTTACTGTTTATGTTGTCGTTCCAGAATATCTATAGTGGACGCTCAGCGATGCTGCTCTCCAGTGTCTCACAGCTGTAGTCCTGGGGCCCGATTGGCCTACTAACCTAGCATTAACTTAATGACAGTGTGTAGTGCTGGGGCCCGATAGGCCTACTAACCTAGCATTAACTAAATGACAGTGTATAGTGCTGGGCTGGACCAAACACCAGTAAACCTGTGTTGTTGGACCCCAGACGGGAGTTGAGAAACAACAAGGTTTTAGAGCAGATGGAATGGCATGGACACCAtgcgtttgataccattccactgactccgctccagccattaccacaaacccattctccccaattaaggtgccaccaacctctgTCCACTAGTGACTTGGGGGTCCACACAGGCACCTCCTCCAGGGACAGGTAGGTAGTCCTGTAGAGCTTCCTTCTCTCCCCCTGACTCATATGGAGCAAGGCAGctaaggaagaggagagggacagagttgATGATTATGATCATTCCACTAATCAATGTGGGTAATGTAGGGACAACATAGTGAAAAGGGAAATTACAATTGAAAAGCTGTAATGCACTAATGGCTTGGTAGTAACCTAGTACCACATAAGGCCACGATGAGCCACTTCAAACTTCGAGTTGGCGCCTAATTTGTTTCTATTGCAATTTAGGCCACACAGCTTTGACAACTTTACTTTTCACATGCAACAGGTCGTTGAGCAACCAAATTCTCAACATGAGCACCTATAGATTCCCACCCACActccctgactgtctgtctgcagaCTTACCCTTCACCTCGTTCCAATCGCCTTTGGCTGAGTCAAGGTCTTGCCGCTCCAATCCCGTCGCCATGGCGAGATGGGCACTTGCGTGCAGGGACACGACCGCGGTGGTCACCCCAAGCGCGGCGAGGGCGATCCGGTACAACGAACCGTACTTTCCCCCGGAGGTCGAGGCCTTGTTTTGCCCCTGAAACGACTCAAACGACTTCGCGGCAGCTGTAGTTGTTGAAAACTTCTCCACACGGTTTGCAAAATGAATACCCCCTGGGTTCAGAATGGCCTTGCACTTTGCAGGGCTGGAGTTCGCCGAACTCTGCCCACTTCGCACCAGCGAATACACCTGACGATTTGGAACACCGAAAATGTTTCTAAATTTGGAGCACACACCGATATCACTAGTATGAAAGTCACCACTACGACAGCGGGAAAATGGACATATGGCTCTGATACGCGAAGAGACAGTTGACATTTGAAATGCCATGCTGTGAGTGTGATCCTGAAGTCAATCCGACACAGAACTACTAACGTTACGTGAGTGTCCGGTGTGTTTTTCCAGTTCGGTAGTTAGTTTCTTTTTCGTTATTTAAAGCGCCTTTATCCAGTTTGAATATAGGGGAAGAAATACTTGGCCATTTTGTTGTAAACAATGACGCATGGATTGTACCAAATGGGAGGGGAGTTATATGACCTATATAGAGTATGAATTGTTGTCTTGCTATAAAACACCTTGCAAGTTGAGTATAAACAAATTCATTATTCAACAAATTAACCATCACCGTTCACTCGAATTATCAACGCTGTATGTGGATATACAGTATGGTAGGAGTTCAGTGTTTTATTTGTTTTGTGAATTTTTCTCCCAATTTCCGTGATATCTAATTGGTAATTACGATCTTgtttcatcgctacaactccccaacgggctcgggagaggtgaaggtcctccgaaacacgatccGCTAAGACGCGCTGATTTTACACaccgctcgcttaacccggaagccagtcgccCACCGTGTCAGGGGCTCTGTGTTGAGCTGATCGAGTttactgtttctctgtctgtctttcaccACCCTCTACTGGCCAACAGCTAGAATTACATCTTACTCGGTAACGTAATTTGTAGCCTAATTACAGCTAGtgtactgtttgtaactaccctggtaggttgactgataacctgaaccagattgcaggcactggttacagtttgaagttttttcttgagtgggcagcttgatgaacgccagtcaatatttaaatcacccagacaatatacttctctgttgatatcacatacattatcaagcatttcacacatattatccagataatgactgttagcacttggtggtctgtagcagcttcccacaagaatgggctttaggtgaggcagatgaacctgtagccaaaTTACTTcacagtatttaacattagattgtctctaagctttacaggaatgtggttctgaacaTAGACTGCAACACCGCCTCCTCAGGCATTTCTGTATATTCGGTAGattttataaccatgtattgctaccactgtatcatcaaaggtattatctaagtgagtttcagagatagtcagaatatgaatgtcatctgttacaagcaagttattggCTTCATGGagcttgtttcttaggctacatatgttaatatgggctgtttttagcacttttctgggttgcttgattgttttcaatgctttactgggaagcttatcagaggtagacttactcatgttatttatattggagctgatagtgcagggtgagctgcacaaagTGATCTTCCTACTATTGCACActgcctcagtgttaacagtgtaacTCTAAAtcataggctcatgattactgcatacaatagctgaaGGATAAACAGAAGCATTCGGTGCAGTTAGGGGTACATAAATTAAATTACTGACATTGTGTTTGTCAATGTACCTAGGATCATGTACATTTAATGCAGCATTATGACGACTCATTGTcgcaatggtagggattaactgagctggtcttggatcatttaccagtcattgttacaacgcagccttgaaattcgtggacagagtccaggagccaagatgatttggatggactttGTCATTTCTGTAGAGTaacttctgtttccagaaggtgtcaaagttatttATAAAAGTAACTCCAACAGAGCCACAGTAGTCTTTTACGggttgctgctgctactctctgtttatcatatatgcatagtcactttaacgatacattaatgtacatactacctcaattggggcgaccaaccagtgctcccgcacattggctaaccgggctatctgcattgtgtcccgccaaccacccaccaacccctcttttatgctactgctactctgttcatcataaATGCAtaactttaaccatatctacatactacctcaatcagcctgactaaccagtgtctgtatgtagcctcgctacttttatagcctcgctactgtatatagcctgtctttttactgttggttagagcctgtaagtaagcatttcactgtaaggtacctgttgtattcggtgcacgtgacaaataaactttgatttgattttagccagatgtgtaatgccagtagtctgctgaatctttcacacccgCGGCCCAATGATAGTACTGGGCCTGAAATTATTGGCTGGTTTTTGGAGTCTTTTAATGCTAAAATCAGTTCTTTCAAATCCATTTTCAAATGTTCCGAGCTAGCCCTCCTGAAAAGAAAAACAGTACAAGTGTTACTTAGAACACATCTCCTCTTTGCTcatctgccatgttgtgttgctaccatgttgttgtcatgtgttgttgccatgctatgttgttgtcttaggtctctctttatgtagtgttgtggtgtctctcttgtcgtgaggtgtgttttgtcctatttatgattttttttaaatcccagcctccgtccccgcaggaggccttttgccttttggtaggctgtcattgtaaataaagatgtgttcttaactgacttgcctagtttaataaagatGTATTTTTATCCTCATCTCCTCTTGTACACACTATTTATTTTCAGGTCAGCGACCACAGAGGAGAtatgaggagagaagaggacatttAGAACTGTTAGGACATAGTCTTGCTTTAGCTTTTGAAGGATATCTCAACCAAGTGTCAAAGGTTACATAGAAGTGCCCcttacacctgtgtgtgtgtgtgggggggggggggggggggttagggttagaagtgtggggggggggggggggggggggggggttagggttagaaggtTAGAATTATGTTAAGGgtaaggagctagggttagttttagggttaggagttagggttagggaaaataggactttgaatgggactgaattgtatctccccacaaggttagctgtacaagactgtgtgtgtgtgtgtgtgtgtgtgtgtgtgtgtgtgtgtgtgtgtgtgtgtgtgtgtgtgtgtgtgtgtgtgtgtgtgtgtgtgtgtgtgtgtgtgtgtgtccatcacaTGTCAATTGACACACAGCCTACTGCAGGTGGTTCCCCAACTTGCGGGGGGATTTTATTTGGTCAAGTTTTCTGAGCCCTATAAAagttttttgtttttatattGTTCGACattaaaagactgtaaaaacaccagcaaatcaacaccaagtgattttaatttgggagatctgttccaaagtattcccacgcataatagagagacactgTATATCTAAGCTAGGTTTGAAATGactatgttttagtcaaatattagatctgtttgggcttcttgtggtcaatttgcagtctacacgTTATCTGGCCCTCTG is part of the Salvelinus fontinalis isolate EN_2023a chromosome 6, ASM2944872v1, whole genome shotgun sequence genome and harbors:
- the macrod1 gene encoding ADP-ribose glycohydrolase MACROD1 isoform X2 encodes the protein MAFQMSTVSSRIRAICPFSRCRSGDFHTSDIGVCSKFRNIFGVPNRQVYSLVRSGQSSANSSPAKCKAILNPGGIHFANRVEKFSTTTAAAKSFESFQGQNKASTSGGKYGSLYRIALAALGVTTAVVSLHASAHLAMATGLERQDLDSAKGDWNEVKAALLHMSQGERRKLYRTTYLSLEEVPVWTPKSLVDRGDSVKATKFKRNEALDKKISLFSGDITKLEIDGIVNAANKTLLGGGGVDGAIHRTAGPLLRSECAELLGCETGEAKITGGYGLPAKYVIHTVGPIAMGEVGEEERSRLRDCYHHSLQKATDTKLRTVAFPCISTGIYGYPPEQAVHVALETVRKYLDEHHEKLDRVIFCVFLPTDRELYLKNLPLYFPSAC
- the macrod1 gene encoding ADP-ribose glycohydrolase MACROD1 isoform X1 — translated: MAFQMSTVSSRIRAICPFSRCRSGDFHTSDIGVCSKFRNIFGVPNRQVYSLVRSGQSSANSSPAKCKAILNPGGIHFANRVEKFSTTTAAAKSFESFQGQNKASTSGGKYGSLYRIALAALGVTTAVVSLHASAHLAMATGLERQDLDSAKGDWNEVKAALLHMSQGERRKLYRTTYLSLEEVPVWTPKSLVDRGDSVKATKFKRNEALDKKISLFSGDITKLEIDGIVNAANKTLLGGGGVDGAIHRTAGPLLRSECAELLGCETGEAKITGGYGLPAKYVIHTVGPIAMGEVGEEERSRLRDCYHHSLQKATDTKLRTVAFPCISTGIYGYPPEQAVHVALETVRKYLDEHHEKLDRVIFCVFLPTDRELYLKNLPLYFPSDSPVKSKL